GTGGACAGCAGCAGGGCCGCCGAGAGGGTCGCGGCCAGGAAGTACGTCGCGCCGGAGCTGCCGGCGAAATTGCGCGGGTCTGTGCTGTGGCCGGTCTCACCGAACAGCGCGTCGATCTGCTGGGGAAGCAGGATGCCGCCGGCGAACAGCGCCAGCATCAGCGGTCCGCCCCAGAACCACTGCGTCAGTGCGGCGATCGCCGCGAGGGTGGCGATGTTCCAGACCGCCCCGAAGACCCCGCCGTTCTGCATGAACACCGAGGTCACCACCCGCCACCAGCCGGACTTCCGCGGGTCGCTGTCCAGGGCGTCCATCGCCCCCGACCAGCTCAGCTGGAGCAGCACCGCGCCGACCGCCACGGCGGTGAGCGCGACCGCGGCCCAGGGAACCGGCCGCTTGCGGAGCGGGCCCTCGCCGATCAGGAGCACACCGCCCTTGAACATCAGCACCATCAGTGCAGCGGTCGTCAGATTGAAAAGTATCGCGCCCACACAGATCATCCCCCGTTGAAAGCTGTGAAAGACCCTGGTCAGAGGTCGGCGATCACCGTAGCGGAGCGAGCCCCGCGGCGGGCGTACGACAAAGGGCCCGCCGTCCGGTGGACAGCGGGCCCCTGGCCCATCGAACGAACCGCGGGTCAGCCGGAGCCGACGAAGAGGACGAGGAGCAGCCAGACCACCGGCGCCGTGGGCAGCAAAGAGTCCAGTCGGTCCATGATGCCGCCGTGGCCCGGGAGCAGTGTGCCCATGTCCTTGATGCCCAGGTCGCGCTTGATCATGGACTCGCCGAGGTCGCCGAGCGTGGCGCTGGCCGCGACGGCGAGGCCGAGGATCAGGCCCTGCCACCAGGTGCCGTCGTCGATCAGGTACTGCATGCACAGCGCACCCGCGACCATCGCGAAGGAGACCGCGCCGAAGAGACCCTCGCGGGTCTTGCCGGGGCTGATGCGCGGGGCGAGCTTGTGCTTGCCGAAGCGCCAGCCGATCGCGTACGCCCCGGTGTCGCTGACCACGGTCAGCAGCAGGAACGTGAGCACGCGGCGCGGCCCGTCGTCGGCCGTGAGCATCAGCGCGACGAAGGTGGCCAGGAACGGCACGTAGAAGGCCGCGAAGACCCCCGCCGTGACGTCCTTGAGGTAGCCCTCGGGCGGCTCCGTCATCCGCCAGACCAGGACAGCGAGCGCGGTGAGCGCCATCGCCACCCACGCACCCTCGGTACCCCGGACGTAACCGGCGACGACCATGGCCGCTCCGCCGACCGCCAGCGGGACGAGGGGCGCCTTGATGCCCTTGCGCTCCTCCAGCCGCGACGTGAGCTCCCACAGGCCCACCACCACGGCGACCGCTATCACGCCGATGAAGACGGCCTTGACGATGAACAACGACGCGGCGATCACCGCACCGAGCCCGACACCCACTCCTATGGCCGCGCCCAGGTCGCGTCCCGCGCTCTTCTTCTGAGGTGCGGGGACGGGCTGGGGGGCGGCGCTGGGCATGGGCTCCTGCGGGCTCTGCGGGTTGTACGACGGACCCCCGTTGGGAGGAGCCGCCGGCGGTGTGTCGTCGCGGAACAGGGGACCGCTCAGCCGAGCGGCCCCCCGGTTGTCATCCTGGTCTCCGCCATGCGCGGGTACGTCGGGCACGATGGGCATGGGGCGAGTGTGCTGGGCTTCATGCGCATCGTACGCGGGACCCGCCGGGGCAGCCCCCTGGACAGGCCCCTGGTCGGACGGCCCCCAGTACCCGGCTTGTGGCGGCGCCCCCCAGGAAGAGTCGTTCATCAGACCTCGAGAAGCTCAGCTTCCTTGTGCTTGAGGAGCTCGTCCACCTGGGCGACGTACTTCGTCGTGGTGTCGTCGAGCTCCTTCTCCGCGCGGCGGCCCTCGTCCTCGCCGACCTCGCCGTCCTTGATCAGCTTGTCGATGGCGTCCTTCGCCTTGCGGCGCACGGAGCGGATCGAGACCTTGGCGTCCTCACCCTTGGTCTTGGCGACCTTGATGTAGTCCCTGCGGCGCTCCTCGGTCAGCTCCGGGAAGACCACTCGGATGATGCTGCCGTCGTTGCTGGGGTTGACGCCCAGGTCGGAGTCGCGGATCGCCTGCTCGATGTTGCGCATCGCGCTCTTGTCGAACGGGGTCACCACGGCCATCCGCGGCTCAGGCACCGCGAACGAGGCCAGCTGGTTGATCGGCGTCAGCGCGCCGTAGTAGTCGGCCACGATCTTGTTGAACATCGCCGGGTGCGCACGACCGGTGCGGATCGCGGCGAAGTCGTCCTTGGCGACCACGACGGCCTTCTCCATCTTCTCCTCGGCCTCGAGGAGGGTCTCTTCGATCACCACTTGCTCCTGCGTGTCTTGAGTAGGCCCGGCTTCCGGTGGGCGGCGGCCGGCTGCGTCGCGTCTTGTTCCTGCACGTTTCCCGACCGGCGGGACATTGTCCATCCCCCGGTCAGGGTCCGTCCCCCAACAGGGTTGGCCCCCGGTCGGGATGGGGCCCGGTCAGGCTCGGCTGCTCTGGTCACCCACAAGAGTGCCGATCTTCTCACCCTTGACGGCGCGCGCGATATTGCCCTCCGCCAGAAGCTCGAAGACCAGGATGGGCAGCTTGTTGTCCCGGCACAGGGTGATGGCCGTCATGTCGGCGACCTTGAGGTCGCGCGTGATGACCTCGCCGTAGCCGAGCGAGTCGAACTTCACCGCTTCGGGGTTGGTCTTCGGGTCGGAGTCGTAGACCCCGTCCACGCCGTTCTTGCCCATCAGCAGCGCCTCGGCGTCGATCTCCAGGGCGCGCTGGGCGGCGGTGGTGTCGGTGGAGAAGTACGGCATGCCCATACCGGCGCCGAAGATGACCACACGGCCCTTCTCCAGGTGGCGCACGGCGCGCAGCGGGATGTACGGCTCGGCGACCTGGCCCATGGTGATGGCGGTCTGGACGCGGCTGTCGATGCCCTCCTTCTCCAGGAAGTCCTGGAGAGCCAGGCAGTTCATGACCGTGCCGAGCATGCCCATGTAGTCGGAGCGGGCCCGGTCCATGCCGCGCTGCTGGAGCTCGGCGCCGCGGAAGAAGTTGCCGCCGCCGATGACGACCGCGATCTGGGCACCGCCGCGCACGACGGCCGCGATCTCACGGGCGATCTTGTGCACCACGTCAGGGTCGACGCCCAGTCCCCCGCCACCGGCGAACGCCTCGCCGGAAAGCTTCAGCAGAAAGCGGCCCGCGCCCTTGCCTTCGTCGCTCTTCTCGCCCTTGTCGGCCTGGCTGGTGGTCATGGAGATCTCGCCTCTTTTACGTGTCGCACATACGAAGAAGGCCATTGCCGATGGGGTGCTGGCTCCCATGCTCGGCAATGGCCTCCTCGTCAGATCTGCTGTCGTCCGGCACGCACGCGCGCGTGCCGACGTACGCGGACGACTGCTGACGACCCTATCGGGGTCGCGCGTCGATCGCGGTACGGACTCAGATGCCGACCTTGATGCGCGTGAAGCGCTTCAGGGTGACACCGGCCTCGTCCAGGACCTTCTGGACGGACTTCTTCTGGTCCAGCGCGTAGGGCTGGCCCAGCAGGGTGGCCTCCTTGAAGAAGCCGTTGACGCGACCCTCGACGATCTTCGGGAGCGCGGCCTCGGGCTTGCCCTCGGCGCGGGTGGTCTCCTCGGCGACGCGGCGCTCGGACTCGACGACCTCGGCCGGGACGTCCTCCTTGGAGAGGTACTTCGGCGCGAAGGCGGCGATGTGCTGCGCGACACCCTTGGCGAGGTCGGCGTCGGCCTTGTCCAGCTCGACCAGGACACCGATCTGCGGGGGCAGGTCGGGCATGGTGCGGTGCATGTACGCGGCGACGTAGGTGCCGGAGAACGCGGCGAAGCGGTCCAGGACGATCTTCTCGCCCAGGGTCGCGTTGGCCTCGTCGACGAACGCCTGAACCGTCTTGCCGGCCTCGATCTCGGAGGCGAGCAGCGCCTCGATGTCGGCGGGGGCGGTGGCGGCGGCGTGCTGGGCGATCTGGTTGGCGACGGCCTGGAACTTCTCGCCCTTGGCGACGAAGTCCGTCTCGCACTTCAGCTCGACCAGGACACCGGAGGTGTTGTCGTCGGCGATGATCGAGACCACGGCGCCGTTCTCGGCGGAGCGGCCCTCGCGCTTGGCGACCCCCTTCTGGCCCTTGATGCGCAGAGCCTCGACGGCCTTGTCGACGTTGCCCTCGGCCTCGTCCAGCGCCTTCTTGCAGTCCATCATGCCGGCGCCGGTGAGCTCACGGAGCTTCTTGACGTCAGCGGCGGTGTAGTTCGCCATGATTCCTGGAATCTCTCTCGGAGTCTGAAGTCTGAAGATCTACGGGCCGAACGGCGGGGGCTTTGTGGGCCCCCGCCGTCCGAAATACCCGAAGAGGTGAGGGTCAGGCCTGCTCGGCGTCCGCGGCCGGGGCCTCGGCGGCGGGGGCCTCAGCGACCTCGGCCTCGGCCTCGGCGACCGGAGCCTCGGCAGCAGCCTCGGCCGGGGCCTCAGCAGCGGCCTCGGCCGGCTTCTCGGCCTCGTCGGCCTTCTTCTCGCCCTCGAGCAGGTCGCGCTCCCACGCGGCGAGCGGCTCGCCCGCGGCCTTGTCACCCTCGGCGGCCTTGCCGGCGCCGGAACGGGAGATGAGGCCCTCGGCGACGGCGTCGGCGATCACGCGGGTGAGCAGGGTGACGGAGCGGATCGCGTCGTCGTTGCCCGGGATCTTGTAGTCGACCTCGTCGGGGTCGCAGTTGGTGTCGAGGATGGCGACGACCGGAATGTTGAGCTTCCGGGCCTCGCCGACCGCGATGTGCTCCTTCTTGGTGTCCACGATCCAGACGGCGCTGGGCACCTTGGACATCTCGCGGATACCACCGAGGGTCTTCTCCAGCTTGGCCTTCTCGCGCGAGAGCACGAGAAGCTCCTTCTTGGTGAGACCGGAAGCGGCGACGTCCTCGAAGTCGATCTGCTCGAGCTCCTTGAGGCGCTGCAGACGCTTGTAGACGGTCGAGAAGTTGGTGAGCATGCCGCCCAGCCAGCGCTGGTTGACGTAGGGCATGCCGACGCGGGTGGCCTGCTCGGCGATGGCCTCCTGCGCCTGCTTCTTCGTGCCGACGAACATGACCGTGCCGCCGTGGGCGACGGTCTCCTTGACGAACTCGTAGGCGCGGTCGATGTACGACAGCGACTGGAGCAGGTCGATGATGTAGATGCCGTTGCGCTCGGTGAAGATGAAGCGCTTCATCTTCGGGTTCCAGCGACGGGTCTGGTGACCGAAGTGGACGCCGCTTTCCAGCAGCTCCCGCATCGTGACGACGGCCATGGCCGTTCTCCTTGATTTTCTCGGTTGTGCCGCGTGTGCCGGACGGCACTCGCGCCTGACGCCCGCGTGCGCCTTGCCACAGAGGACCGAGGAGCGCTGACACCGGCTTTTCGTCTTGCGACTCATGGCCTGATGTCGGGGCGTGCGAAGTCGACCCGGTGACCCGGATCGCCAGAAGAAGTGTACGGGACCCGCGAGGTGCCGGGTGACGCCGCTGTCCACAACCGGCCGGTACT
Above is a genomic segment from Streptomyces sp. R21 containing:
- a CDS encoding phosphatidate cytidylyltransferase, coding for MNDSSWGAPPQAGYWGPSDQGPVQGAAPAGPAYDAHEAQHTRPMPIVPDVPAHGGDQDDNRGAARLSGPLFRDDTPPAAPPNGGPSYNPQSPQEPMPSAAPQPVPAPQKKSAGRDLGAAIGVGVGLGAVIAASLFIVKAVFIGVIAVAVVVGLWELTSRLEERKGIKAPLVPLAVGGAAMVVAGYVRGTEGAWVAMALTALAVLVWRMTEPPEGYLKDVTAGVFAAFYVPFLATFVALMLTADDGPRRVLTFLLLTVVSDTGAYAIGWRFGKHKLAPRISPGKTREGLFGAVSFAMVAGALCMQYLIDDGTWWQGLILGLAVAASATLGDLGESMIKRDLGIKDMGTLLPGHGGIMDRLDSLLPTAPVVWLLLVLFVGSG
- the frr gene encoding ribosome recycling factor; translated protein: MIEETLLEAEEKMEKAVVVAKDDFAAIRTGRAHPAMFNKIVADYYGALTPINQLASFAVPEPRMAVVTPFDKSAMRNIEQAIRDSDLGVNPSNDGSIIRVVFPELTEERRRDYIKVAKTKGEDAKVSIRSVRRKAKDAIDKLIKDGEVGEDEGRRAEKELDDTTTKYVAQVDELLKHKEAELLEV
- the pyrH gene encoding UMP kinase, which translates into the protein MTTSQADKGEKSDEGKGAGRFLLKLSGEAFAGGGGLGVDPDVVHKIAREIAAVVRGGAQIAVVIGGGNFFRGAELQQRGMDRARSDYMGMLGTVMNCLALQDFLEKEGIDSRVQTAITMGQVAEPYIPLRAVRHLEKGRVVIFGAGMGMPYFSTDTTAAQRALEIDAEALLMGKNGVDGVYDSDPKTNPEAVKFDSLGYGEVITRDLKVADMTAITLCRDNKLPILVFELLAEGNIARAVKGEKIGTLVGDQSSRA
- the tsf gene encoding translation elongation factor Ts, with amino-acid sequence MANYTAADVKKLRELTGAGMMDCKKALDEAEGNVDKAVEALRIKGQKGVAKREGRSAENGAVVSIIADDNTSGVLVELKCETDFVAKGEKFQAVANQIAQHAAATAPADIEALLASEIEAGKTVQAFVDEANATLGEKIVLDRFAAFSGTYVAAYMHRTMPDLPPQIGVLVELDKADADLAKGVAQHIAAFAPKYLSKEDVPAEVVESERRVAEETTRAEGKPEAALPKIVEGRVNGFFKEATLLGQPYALDQKKSVQKVLDEAGVTLKRFTRIKVGI
- the rpsB gene encoding 30S ribosomal protein S2, with the translated sequence MAVVTMRELLESGVHFGHQTRRWNPKMKRFIFTERNGIYIIDLLQSLSYIDRAYEFVKETVAHGGTVMFVGTKKQAQEAIAEQATRVGMPYVNQRWLGGMLTNFSTVYKRLQRLKELEQIDFEDVAASGLTKKELLVLSREKAKLEKTLGGIREMSKVPSAVWIVDTKKEHIAVGEARKLNIPVVAILDTNCDPDEVDYKIPGNDDAIRSVTLLTRVIADAVAEGLISRSGAGKAAEGDKAAGEPLAAWERDLLEGEKKADEAEKPAEAAAEAPAEAAAEAPVAEAEAEVAEAPAAEAPAADAEQA